From Candidatus Omnitrophota bacterium, a single genomic window includes:
- a CDS encoding DNA polymerase III subunit alpha, with protein MPHSDFIHLHLHTQYSLLDGACRIPELLNLAKHYNMDSLAITDHGNMFGAVEFYIAAQKAGIKPIIGCEVYVAPKSRLEKTSSGMDEASYHLILLAKDEAGYQNLMKLVSIGYLEGFYYRPRIDKEVLAKYSQGLIGMSACLKGEIPVMLRQLRFNDAVKTADDYRNILGTDNFFLEIQENRIAEQATVNEGLVRLSRQLKIPLVATNDVHYLARDKARAHEALLCIQTQSVLTDQNRMRLSTDEFYFKSGQEMKELFKDYPEAIANTVEISRRCNLELDFSKHHLPRYELPEGKSKEAFLSDLCDTGIKERYPELTPQIKQRLEHELKTIQSMGFTSYFLIVWDFIHYAKKNLIPVGPGRGSAAGSLVSYLLGITDIDPLKYNLLFERFLNPERVSMPDIDIDFCYERRPEVIDYVTNKYGQENVAQIITFGTMQARGVVRDVGRVMGLSYADVDRIAKLIPPTDPTNPNYSLKDALESEPELNSLYKNDPQIKELLDIALTLEGLNRHASTHAAGVVIADKPLDNYMPIFKTQEDQITSGYGMSVLEKIGLLKVDFLGLRTLTVIDQTIKLIKGHQNIDLDIRKIPLDDKPTYRLLCAAQTMGVFQLESSGMRDLLKKLEPDHFEDLIALLALYRPGPMGSGMLTDFIQRKKKLVPVKYDHKRLEPILKDTYGIMLYQEQIMYIASELAGFTLAQADLLRRAMSKKITEVMEQQRKHFVSGCAKNEIKEATANKIFDQIVYFSGYGFNRSHSAAYAVISYRTAYLKANYPLEFMTALLTSERDNTDKVVEYVNESEHMGIEVLPPDINESDAFFIVGGGKNIRFGLLAIKNVGKGAVESLVNSRRQHGRFNSLKELCGRIDLRLVNRKVLESLIKCGVFDGFKQHRSQMFASLDQILECAGRLQKEKASGQLSFFDAGQAQNGFKEPIGDNSQIKEWPEPQLLAFEKELLGFYISGHPLARYARQLKRFSSSPINDLSQYKDQDLIKIVALITKIKNTLTRKNQEKMAILKVEDLDGIIEVLVFPQTYQKISKYIQTSNVVLLRGRLDLKENTPKIIASDMFPMDEVYRIISSININLTGLKDNLFESLKVLLASSSGSTPVYLHLDGASKAKTQIVVGSELFIQPSDKIIQDIEDLLGEGRVTITI; from the coding sequence ATGCCTCATTCAGATTTTATCCACCTGCACCTGCATACCCAGTACAGCCTTTTGGACGGCGCCTGCCGTATCCCGGAGCTTCTAAATCTCGCTAAACACTACAATATGGATTCCCTGGCGATCACCGACCATGGGAATATGTTCGGCGCAGTTGAATTCTACATAGCCGCCCAAAAAGCCGGGATAAAACCGATCATCGGCTGCGAGGTTTATGTCGCCCCGAAATCCCGGCTGGAGAAAACATCCAGCGGTATGGATGAGGCGTCTTACCATTTGATACTCCTGGCCAAAGACGAGGCCGGGTATCAGAACCTGATGAAGCTCGTTTCCATCGGTTATCTTGAAGGGTTCTATTACCGTCCGCGAATAGACAAGGAGGTCCTGGCCAAATACAGCCAAGGGCTGATCGGGATGAGCGCATGCCTTAAAGGCGAGATACCGGTTATGTTGCGCCAGCTTCGGTTTAACGACGCCGTGAAAACCGCGGATGATTACCGCAATATCCTGGGGACTGATAATTTTTTTCTGGAGATCCAGGAGAACAGGATCGCGGAACAGGCGACAGTCAACGAAGGCCTGGTAAGGCTTTCGCGCCAGCTTAAGATCCCGCTGGTAGCGACTAATGACGTCCATTACCTGGCCCGGGATAAGGCCAGGGCCCACGAGGCGCTCTTGTGCATACAGACCCAGAGCGTGCTTACCGATCAGAACCGGATGCGCCTCTCCACCGACGAGTTTTATTTCAAATCCGGCCAGGAGATGAAGGAATTATTCAAGGATTATCCCGAGGCGATCGCCAATACCGTGGAGATCAGCCGGCGCTGCAACCTGGAACTGGATTTTTCCAAACACCACCTGCCCAGGTATGAACTCCCCGAAGGAAAGAGCAAAGAGGCTTTTTTAAGCGACCTTTGCGATACTGGGATCAAAGAACGCTATCCCGAGCTTACCCCGCAGATAAAACAAAGGCTTGAGCATGAGCTGAAAACCATCCAGAGCATGGGTTTTACCAGTTATTTCCTTATTGTCTGGGATTTCATCCATTATGCCAAGAAAAACCTTATTCCCGTAGGCCCCGGCCGCGGCTCGGCAGCCGGAAGCCTGGTGAGTTACCTCCTGGGTATCACCGATATCGATCCGCTTAAATATAACCTTTTGTTCGAACGCTTTCTTAATCCGGAAAGGGTCAGTATGCCGGATATAGACATAGACTTCTGTTACGAGCGCAGGCCCGAGGTCATCGATTATGTGACTAATAAATACGGCCAGGAGAACGTTGCCCAGATCATCACATTCGGGACTATGCAGGCCAGGGGAGTGGTCAGGGATGTCGGCCGGGTTATGGGTTTAAGTTACGCCGACGTGGACCGGATCGCCAAATTAATACCTCCGACCGACCCGACCAATCCCAATTACAGCCTGAAAGACGCGCTGGAAAGCGAGCCGGAACTGAACAGCCTGTATAAGAACGATCCCCAGATAAAGGAATTGCTGGATATCGCTCTGACCCTGGAAGGGCTTAACCGGCATGCCTCGACCCACGCGGCAGGTGTGGTCATCGCGGATAAGCCTCTGGATAATTATATGCCTATTTTTAAGACACAGGAGGACCAGATCACCAGCGGGTACGGGATGAGCGTGCTGGAAAAGATCGGCCTGCTGAAAGTCGATTTCCTGGGGCTGCGGACTCTTACGGTGATCGATCAGACCATTAAATTGATCAAGGGGCACCAGAATATCGACCTGGATATCCGCAAGATCCCTCTGGATGACAAGCCTACGTACCGCCTGTTATGCGCGGCGCAGACAATGGGGGTGTTTCAGCTGGAAAGCTCGGGTATGCGCGACCTGCTGAAAAAACTCGAGCCCGACCATTTTGAGGACCTGATCGCGCTTCTGGCGTTATACCGTCCGGGACCGATGGGCTCGGGGATGCTTACCGATTTCATCCAGCGCAAGAAAAAGCTGGTACCGGTGAAATACGATCATAAGCGGCTCGAACCGATACTCAAGGATACTTACGGGATAATGCTTTATCAGGAACAGATAATGTACATAGCTTCCGAACTGGCCGGTTTTACCCTGGCCCAGGCCGACCTTTTGCGCCGGGCGATGAGCAAGAAGATCACCGAGGTGATGGAGCAGCAGCGCAAGCATTTTGTCTCGGGATGCGCCAAAAACGAGATAAAGGAAGCTACCGCCAATAAAATATTCGACCAGATCGTTTATTTTTCCGGCTACGGGTTCAATCGCAGCCACAGCGCAGCTTACGCGGTGATCTCTTACCGCACCGCATATCTCAAGGCGAATTATCCGCTGGAATTTATGACCGCGCTGCTTACCTCAGAACGCGATAATACCGATAAAGTGGTCGAATACGTCAATGAATCCGAACATATGGGGATCGAGGTGCTGCCTCCGGATATCAACGAAAGCGACGCGTTCTTTATTGTCGGCGGCGGCAAGAATATCCGGTTTGGGCTTTTGGCTATAAAAAATGTGGGCAAGGGGGCGGTGGAGTCCCTGGTTAATTCCCGCAGGCAGCATGGCAGGTTCAATTCTTTGAAAGAGCTCTGCGGCCGTATCGACCTTAGGCTGGTTAACCGCAAGGTCCTGGAAAGCCTGATCAAATGCGGGGTGTTCGACGGCTTTAAACAACACCGTTCGCAGATGTTCGCCTCGTTGGACCAGATATTGGAATGCGCCGGCCGCTTGCAAAAAGAGAAGGCCAGCGGCCAGTTGTCTTTTTTTGACGCCGGCCAGGCGCAGAACGGCTTTAAAGAGCCGATCGGGGATAATTCCCAGATAAAAGAATGGCCTGAGCCGCAACTTTTAGCTTTTGAAAAAGAACTGCTGGGGTTTTATATCAGCGGGCATCCTCTGGCGCGTTATGCCCGGCAGTTGAAGCGTTTTTCATCATCCCCGATCAACGACCTTTCTCAATATAAAGACCAGGACTTGATAAAGATAGTCGCTTTGATCACCAAGATAAAGAATACCCTGACCAGGAAGAACCAGGAGAAGATGGCCATACTCAAGGTCGAGGATCTTGACGGGATTATCGAAGTCCTGGTATTCCCGCAAACCTACCAGAAGATCTCAAAATACATACAGACCAGCAACGTGGTCCTGCTCAGGGGAAGGCTGGACCTCAAGGAAAATACCCCGAAGATCATTGCCAGCGATATGTTCCCTATGGATGAGGTTTACCGGATAATTTCTTCGATCAACATAAACCTGACCGGATTAAAGGATAATCTCTTCGAAAGCCTTAAAGTCCTGCTGGCGTCTTCCAGCGGCAGCACCCCGGTATACCTCCATCTGGATGGGGCGTCCAAGGCCAAGACCCAGATTGTGGTTGGCAGCGAATTATTTATCCAGCCTTCGGATAAGATCATTCAGGATATAGAAGACCTCCTGGGCGAAGGCAGGGTTACCATAACCATATAA
- the guaA gene encoding glutamine-hydrolyzing GMP synthase — MSREMVLVLDFGSQYTQLIARRVREHKVFSRVMPFNTPAKDIAVLAPKGIIFSGGPASCIDKKAPHPDKDIFKLGIPILGICYGMQLISHMLGGKVRHTREREYGKAELFIDDNRDLFSSLPGNFTCWASHGDYVTKLPPGFIVSAHTLNSPMAAISNKKRKIYAVQFHPEVTHTEKGSQILSNFLFRICSCSGRWNMQSFIKETILNIRKSVGASKVVLGLSGGVDSSVAALLVHKAIGRNLKCIFIDNGVMRKDEPEQIKKVFRNLYHLNLDYVDSSRRFLMKLKGIADPEEKRKIIGREFVKVFEEEADKFKGVKFLAQGTLYPDVIESVSATGAPSAKIKSHHNVGGLPEHMRLKLLEPLRDLFKDEVRQIAKELQMPENIIYRQPFPGPGLAIRILGDVTADRLKILREVDSRVLDEVRKAGLYNQVWQSFAVLLPVKTVGVMGDERTYDNVVALRCVTSQDGMTADWVKLPYEVLENISNRVINEVKGVNRVVYDITSKPPSTIEWE, encoded by the coding sequence ATGAGCCGTGAAATGGTTTTAGTCCTTGATTTTGGTTCGCAGTATACCCAGCTGATCGCCAGGAGGGTTAGGGAGCATAAGGTTTTTTCCAGGGTAATGCCTTTTAACACGCCGGCCAAAGATATTGCTGTTTTGGCGCCTAAAGGCATAATCTTTTCAGGCGGCCCGGCGTCGTGCATCGACAAGAAGGCGCCTCATCCGGACAAGGATATATTCAAACTCGGCATACCCATATTGGGCATATGTTACGGGATGCAGCTGATCTCCCATATGCTGGGCGGGAAGGTCAGGCATACCAGGGAGCGCGAATACGGCAAGGCCGAGCTTTTTATAGACGATAACCGCGACCTGTTCAGCAGCCTGCCGGGTAATTTTACCTGCTGGGCCAGCCATGGCGATTATGTGACCAAGCTGCCTCCGGGGTTTATTGTCAGCGCGCATACGCTGAACAGCCCAATGGCCGCCATATCCAATAAAAAACGCAAGATCTACGCGGTACAGTTCCATCCGGAAGTTACCCATACTGAAAAAGGCAGCCAGATACTAAGCAATTTCCTTTTCCGCATATGCAGTTGTTCCGGCAGATGGAATATGCAGTCTTTTATTAAGGAAACCATCCTGAATATCCGCAAGAGCGTGGGCGCAAGCAAGGTGGTCCTGGGTTTGAGCGGCGGAGTGGATTCCTCGGTCGCCGCGCTTCTGGTGCACAAGGCCATCGGCCGCAACCTGAAATGCATATTTATCGATAACGGCGTAATGCGTAAGGATGAGCCGGAGCAGATCAAAAAGGTTTTCCGCAATCTTTATCATTTAAACCTGGATTACGTGGACAGTTCGCGCAGGTTCCTGATGAAGCTCAAAGGTATCGCAGATCCCGAGGAAAAGCGGAAGATCATCGGCAGGGAATTCGTCAAGGTGTTTGAAGAGGAGGCGGATAAGTTCAAGGGCGTGAAATTCCTGGCCCAGGGCACGTTATACCCGGATGTGATCGAATCCGTATCTGCCACCGGCGCGCCTTCCGCCAAGATCAAAAGCCATCATAACGTCGGCGGTTTGCCGGAACATATGAGATTAAAACTTCTTGAGCCGCTGCGCGACCTTTTCAAGGATGAAGTCAGGCAGATCGCCAAGGAACTGCAGATGCCGGAGAATATAATCTACCGTCAGCCGTTCCCCGGGCCGGGCCTGGCTATCCGCATCCTGGGAGACGTCACTGCAGACCGCTTAAAGATACTGCGCGAAGTTGACAGCCGAGTGCTTGATGAAGTGCGCAAGGCCGGTTTATATAACCAGGTATGGCAGTCTTTTGCCGTGCTTCTGCCCGTAAAGACCGTAGGGGTAATGGGAGACGAGCGCACCTATGATAATGTCGTGGCCCTGCGCTGCGTCACCAGCCAGGACGGAATGACCGCGGACTGGGTAAAGCTCCCTTACGAAGTGCTGGAGAATATTTCCAACCGCGTTATAAACGAAGTCAAAGGGGTAAACCGTGTGGTTTACGATATCACCTCCAAGCCGCCTTCGACGATCGAGTGGGAATAA
- a CDS encoding GuaB3 family IMP dehydrogenase-related protein produces the protein MAEWIGMERRARRCYGFDEIALVPGTQTINPPEVDTTFSICGKKFKVPIVAAAMDGVVDVKFAVAMSKLGGIAVLNLDGVQTRYENPDEVLDRIAKATPAEATALIQMVYTTPIKEKLIGRRVAEIKKQKGTAVVSCIPAHAEKFAKIAVSAGADIFVIQSTVTTPKHIAKEYKSLDLFKFCDSMKIPVVLGNCVTYGTTLELMETKAAALLIGVGPGAACTTRGVLGIGVPQVTATIDAAAARNFYFKRTGRYVPIITDGGMNRGGDICKAFACGADAVMIGSSFARAKEAPGRGYHWGMATSNVNLPRGTRIYVGTTGTVKDILFGPAKVDDGSQNLMGALKTSMGSLGAGNIKEMQDVEIIIAPSIQTEGKIFQVGQRVGMGK, from the coding sequence ATGGCTGAATGGATAGGAATGGAAAGGCGGGCTCGCCGGTGTTATGGTTTCGATGAAATCGCCCTTGTCCCGGGTACTCAAACTATAAATCCTCCTGAGGTTGACACTACTTTCTCCATATGCGGCAAAAAATTCAAGGTCCCGATAGTAGCTGCGGCTATGGACGGCGTAGTCGATGTTAAATTTGCTGTGGCAATGTCCAAGCTGGGCGGTATAGCTGTCCTGAACCTGGATGGCGTTCAGACACGTTATGAAAACCCTGATGAGGTCCTTGACCGGATCGCCAAGGCGACTCCTGCGGAGGCGACCGCTCTTATCCAGATGGTTTATACCACGCCTATCAAAGAGAAACTTATAGGTCGCAGGGTAGCCGAGATAAAGAAGCAAAAAGGCACTGCTGTGGTAAGCTGTATACCGGCTCATGCCGAGAAATTCGCCAAGATCGCCGTTTCCGCCGGAGCGGATATATTCGTTATCCAATCCACGGTAACCACGCCCAAACATATCGCCAAAGAATATAAAAGCCTGGATCTGTTTAAATTTTGCGATTCAATGAAGATACCGGTTGTTTTGGGCAACTGCGTCACTTACGGAACAACCCTCGAACTTATGGAGACCAAGGCGGCGGCGCTTTTGATCGGGGTAGGACCCGGAGCCGCCTGCACTACCCGCGGCGTATTGGGTATCGGAGTGCCGCAGGTCACCGCTACCATTGACGCGGCTGCAGCCAGGAATTTCTATTTCAAACGCACCGGAAGGTATGTCCCGATAATTACCGACGGCGGGATGAACCGCGGAGGAGATATCTGCAAGGCATTCGCCTGCGGCGCCGACGCGGTGATGATCGGTTCCAGCTTCGCCCGGGCCAAAGAGGCTCCCGGCCGCGGATACCACTGGGGAATGGCTACGTCCAACGTGAATTTACCTCGCGGGACCCGCATTTATGTCGGCACTACCGGAACGGTCAAGGATATACTTTTCGGGCCGGCTAAAGTGGATGACGGTTCCCAGAACCTTATGGGCGCGTTAAAGACTTCTATGGGCTCGCTGGGCGCGGGCAATATAAAAGAAATGCAGGACGTGGAGATAATCATCGCGCCTTCCATTCAGACCGAAGGCAAGATCTTCCAGGTCGGCCAGAGAGTGGGGATGGGAAAATGA
- a CDS encoding general secretion pathway protein GspB: MLSMDTSKIRSFIIYLFAAGIGIGAGKLGFDYMTVKFSPKLGHKGRIEASPMPAPAVPAAQPAPDPAGEGPVSSAALAKAKKPDSISYILTGVYLSGNKAFALVNNQIVEEGDEVAGAKVFKINLDEVILKLTDGQAIKLTTRSRYP, encoded by the coding sequence ATGCTTTCCATGGATACTTCCAAGATCAGGTCATTCATTATTTATTTGTTTGCCGCAGGGATAGGCATAGGCGCGGGGAAATTGGGTTTTGATTATATGACCGTGAAGTTTTCCCCCAAACTCGGGCATAAGGGCCGAATAGAAGCATCGCCAATGCCCGCCCCTGCTGTTCCCGCTGCACAGCCCGCGCCTGATCCGGCCGGCGAAGGGCCCGTATCATCTGCGGCATTGGCGAAAGCAAAAAAACCGGACAGCATTTCATATATACTGACCGGCGTTTATCTTTCCGGGAATAAAGCTTTTGCCCTGGTCAACAACCAGATCGTGGAGGAAGGCGACGAGGTTGCGGGTGCGAAGGTCTTCAAGATCAACCTGGATGAAGTTATCCTAAAACTTACCGACGGCCAGGCGATCAAACTCACCACCAGAAGCAGATACCCCTAA
- the aroB gene encoding 3-dehydroquinate synthase has translation MKTINVNLKRHPYKIIVGRDILKLLPGYIRSCGLGPDAYIITNNFIKKAYGKELEKTLIRAGMTVRFKSVADSEKSKSLKTAGIVLNDLVGYDKNKKIFIIGFGGGVIGDLAGFVASIYRRGIPLVQIPTTLLAQVDSSIGGKTAVDLEAGKNLAGSFYQPAFVLADIKFLKTLDRRQLKAGLAEVIKYALIKDKKLLGYLEGNRARIIDAAAPCLESIVGVCVRIKAKIVAADEKEEKGLRTVLNFGHTVGHAIEAAGGFRRYNHGEAVSLGMLVANDISVRLKMLAPEVKMRLERLIRSFGLPYKIKGLVLDRIIRAYYHDKKFKGSVSRLVLLGGIAKTMIVENIALSAVKGSIKDRF, from the coding sequence ATGAAAACTATAAACGTAAATCTAAAACGGCATCCGTATAAAATAATCGTGGGCAGGGATATCCTTAAGCTCTTGCCCGGGTATATCAGATCCTGCGGATTGGGCCCTGACGCGTATATTATCACCAATAACTTTATTAAAAAGGCTTACGGCAAGGAGTTGGAAAAAACGCTTATCCGCGCGGGGATGACGGTAAGATTCAAGAGCGTCGCGGACAGCGAAAAAAGCAAGTCGCTTAAGACCGCAGGAATAGTATTGAACGACCTGGTCGGATACGACAAAAATAAGAAAATTTTTATTATCGGCTTCGGCGGTGGGGTTATCGGTGATCTTGCCGGGTTCGTGGCTTCGATCTACCGTAGGGGCATACCCCTGGTCCAGATACCTACGACTTTGTTGGCGCAGGTGGATTCCAGCATAGGAGGCAAGACCGCGGTTGACCTGGAAGCGGGAAAGAACCTGGCGGGTTCTTTTTACCAACCGGCGTTCGTCCTGGCGGATATAAAGTTTCTGAAGACTCTTGACCGCAGACAATTAAAGGCCGGCTTGGCCGAGGTGATAAAATACGCGTTGATCAAGGATAAAAAATTACTGGGATACCTTGAAGGCAACCGGGCCCGGATCATTGACGCCGCTGCTCCCTGCCTGGAATCCATAGTCGGCGTTTGCGTCAGGATAAAAGCCAAGATAGTCGCCGCGGATGAAAAAGAAGAGAAGGGTTTGAGGACGGTCCTTAATTTCGGCCATACCGTCGGACACGCTATAGAAGCGGCAGGGGGGTTCAGGCGTTATAACCACGGCGAGGCGGTAAGCCTGGGTATGCTTGTCGCCAACGATATCAGCGTGAGGCTAAAGATGCTTGCGCCTGAGGTTAAAATGCGCCTGGAACGTCTTATCCGCAGTTTCGGCCTGCCGTATAAGATCAAAGGCTTGGTTTTGGATAGGATCATCCGGGCTTATTATCACGATAAGAAATTCAAGGGGTCGGTGAGCAGATTGGTCCTGTTGGGCGGGATAGCCAAGACTATGATAGTCGAGAATATCGCGCTTAGCGCGGTAAAGGGCTCAATAAAGGATAGGTTTTAG
- a CDS encoding site-2 protease family protein, producing MVGVDILGLLISLGLLLVAMTVHEFAHGATAYLLGDHTAKDSGRLTLNPLAHIDPVGTIILPLLLFFSTNGRFVFGSAKPVPIDYRLLRNPRRDIIWIGISGPAANFILALICSLVLRFFPVSGLGLYMLEKLVVINVVLGVFNLIPIPPLDGSRVVMGLLPRELSYRYALIEPYGFFVVMGLVLLGALDILVWPAVGYILAALGFNVRI from the coding sequence ATGGTTGGCGTGGATATCCTCGGTTTGCTGATATCTTTAGGTTTGCTCTTGGTGGCGATGACCGTGCATGAGTTCGCCCACGGGGCCACAGCCTATCTCTTGGGCGATCATACCGCCAAGGATTCCGGCAGGCTGACCCTGAACCCTCTGGCGCATATAGACCCGGTCGGGACCATAATCCTGCCGCTGTTATTGTTTTTCAGCACCAACGGCAGGTTTGTTTTCGGTTCGGCAAAACCCGTGCCCATTGATTATCGGTTGTTGCGGAATCCCCGCAGGGATATCATCTGGATCGGCATAAGCGGCCCGGCGGCGAATTTTATCTTAGCCCTGATCTGCAGTTTAGTCCTGCGTTTTTTCCCTGTATCCGGCCTGGGCCTTTATATGCTGGAAAAGCTCGTAGTGATAAACGTGGTCCTGGGCGTTTTTAATCTTATTCCCATACCGCCTTTGGACGGTTCCCGCGTGGTTATGGGTCTTTTGCCCCGCGAACTTTCCTATCGGTACGCCTTGATCGAACCGTACGGTTTTTTTGTCGTTATGGGGCTGGTTCTTTTGGGAGCGTTGGACATATTGGTCTGGCCGGCGGTCGGTTATATCCTGGCGGCTTTGGGTTTTAACGTTAGAATATGA
- a CDS encoding small basic protein → MSMHPSLKATEKGKKQRSVLKRIERLKVMLDKEQWKEGSAVYGLPKIKTLKIKIKKEKTEKAAEGTAAAGAAPAAGKDGAAAPAKK, encoded by the coding sequence ATGTCAATGCATCCGTCTTTAAAGGCAACTGAGAAGGGCAAGAAGCAAAGGTCGGTATTAAAGCGCATCGAGCGTTTAAAGGTAATGTTGGATAAAGAGCAGTGGAAAGAAGGCAGCGCTGTTTACGGCCTGCCTAAGATCAAGACGCTTAAGATAAAGATCAAGAAGGAGAAAACAGAGAAGGCGGCTGAAGGAACGGCCGCCGCCGGCGCAGCTCCTGCCGCGGGCAAGGATGGCGCAGCCGCTCCCGCGAAGAAATAA
- a CDS encoding SPOR domain-containing protein, which yields MEKETFSQLELFSQGEDRSVSRSELPGALRGYLRHFEKAILSVIVFLITAIVAFCLGVEKGKKATDFSGGLQFDTASNRRGSISVPAIQPIPSQRRSVVPVSAAAMAAGNAARDKKKSPVATTVKGAAPADKGGAGFTIQVATYVTRSSAQNESAKLEKRGFAPVIVSKGGYNIICVGSFTKKEMAKSLLSKLRQNYRDCYIRRL from the coding sequence ATGGAAAAGGAGACTTTTTCACAGTTGGAGCTTTTCTCGCAAGGCGAGGATCGATCTGTGTCCAGATCGGAATTGCCGGGGGCCTTGCGCGGTTATTTGCGCCATTTTGAGAAAGCGATATTGTCGGTTATTGTTTTTTTGATCACGGCTATCGTGGCGTTCTGCCTGGGAGTGGAAAAAGGCAAGAAGGCGACAGATTTTAGCGGCGGCCTGCAATTTGATACCGCGTCCAACCGCAGAGGTTCAATATCTGTCCCGGCCATACAGCCGATACCGTCGCAGCGCAGGAGCGTTGTCCCTGTTTCTGCCGCGGCTATGGCCGCCGGAAACGCCGCGCGGGATAAGAAGAAAAGCCCTGTGGCAACTACGGTAAAGGGCGCGGCCCCGGCGGACAAAGGCGGCGCGGGTTTTACCATTCAGGTGGCCACTTATGTCACCAGAAGCAGCGCGCAAAATGAGTCGGCGAAACTGGAAAAAAGAGGGTTTGCCCCGGTAATTGTATCCAAGGGCGGCTACAATATAATCTGCGTGGGCAGTTTTACCAAAAAGGAAATGGCAAAATCATTGCTGTCTAAATTAAGGCAGAATTATCGAGATTGCTATATCAGGAGGCTATAA
- a CDS encoding HD domain-containing protein — protein sequence MNIKSCFTPTRRYKVLISAVHSIYRLVNSTFELKDLIPRLARLICQIFNSRYCLIIILDPSRKYSTIKCMVSGRKRIVIDKNKKITNRIEKKIIRTFTAIKKDYLLGIPLVSEDIMGLILLKRAKTEAPFDKADQEIMMTMAEQAMIGIKNLQLYEEQQKIFLGSIKSLVTLLDARIPQEYTHSPHFSRLVVALAHQMRLDEKQVESLKYASLLHDAGKIDVPLEILTKTTKLTANEYKIIRRHPVMGAQMLRPFQMLKPAIPIIMHHHEKYNGTGYPSRLKKGQIPLGARVMAVADAFEAMVYGRPYRERVNVDIAIREIKKKSGTQFDPKVVEAFLRIAKSHYKKYLQQV from the coding sequence ATGAATATAAAAAGCTGTTTTACCCCTACGAGAAGGTATAAAGTCCTGATATCGGCGGTGCACAGCATATACCGCCTGGTAAACTCGACTTTCGAGCTAAAGGACTTGATCCCCAGGCTGGCCAGGCTGATCTGCCAGATCTTTAATTCCCGCTACTGCCTGATAATCATCCTTGATCCTTCCCGGAAATATTCAACCATCAAGTGCATGGTTTCCGGGAGGAAGAGAATAGTAATCGATAAGAATAAAAAGATCACCAACCGCATCGAGAAAAAGATCATCCGGACATTCACCGCGATAAAGAAAGATTACCTGCTGGGGATACCTCTGGTCTCCGAGGATATTATGGGCCTGATCCTTTTAAAGCGGGCCAAGACCGAGGCGCCTTTTGATAAAGCCGACCAGGAGATAATGATGACCATGGCCGAGCAGGCGATGATCGGGATAAAGAACCTCCAGCTTTACGAGGAACAGCAGAAGATCTTTCTGGGAAGCATCAAGTCGCTGGTAACCCTTTTGGACGCGCGCATACCGCAGGAATACACGCATTCCCCGCATTTCAGCCGGCTGGTGGTGGCGCTGGCGCATCAGATGCGCCTGGACGAAAAACAGGTGGAGAGCCTTAAATACGCCAGCCTTTTGCACGACGCCGGAAAGATAGATGTGCCGTTAGAAATACTGACCAAGACCACAAAGCTTACCGCCAACGAGTATAAAATAATAAGGCGCCATCCGGTAATGGGCGCGCAGATGTTAAGGCCTTTTCAGATGCTGAAGCCGGCGATCCCGATAATAATGCATCATCATGAAAAGTACAACGGCACCGGGTATCCGTCGCGTCTAAAGAAAGGCCAGATCCCGCTGGGCGCCAGGGTTATGGCTGTAGCCGACGCCTTTGAGGCTATGGTTTACGGCAGGCCTTACCGCGAGCGGGTCAATGTCGACATCGCCATAAGAGAGATCAAGAAGAAGAGCGGGACCCAGTTTGATCCCAAGGTGGTTGAGGCTTTCCTGCGGATAGCCAAGAGCCATTATAAAAAATACTTGCAACAGGTATAA